Proteins from a single region of Hordeum vulgare subsp. vulgare chromosome 6H, MorexV3_pseudomolecules_assembly, whole genome shotgun sequence:
- the LOC123401302 gene encoding uncharacterized protein LOC123401302, protein MQCRGMNHIPFLDPDVPVYIRSKQDWLEAEKAMLAKKEAKIRFIYECPGDSPIQAKLDGARMPAGLAKGGDGAGLAKGGVDAGLAKRGEGAGLAKRNDHQGSVKYIVPARRGLTADNLERRGWPNQGTCALCSLAPESCGHLFVHCSFTAEVWQRFRTWVGVPFPTPAADDKGTEDWWLRARNAAPERFKRDFDAVVILVYWRLWKERNARIFDGIASSPDRVVEAIIEDLRSWREAGCVATTIAF, encoded by the exons ATGCAATGTCGTGGTATGAATCATATTCCTTTCTTGGACCCGGATGTACCTGTATACATCCGGAGTAAGCAGGATTGGTTGGAGGCGGAGAAGGCTATGTTGGCGAAGAAGGAGGCTAAGATAAGATTTATATATGAG TGCCCTGGTGATTCTCCTATTCAAGCAAAATTGGATGGTGCAAGAATGCCTGCTGGTTTGGCCAAGGGAGGAGACGGTGCTGGTTTGGCCAAGGGAGGAGTGGATGCTGGCTTGGCCAAGAGAGGAGAGGGTGCTGGCTTGGCCAAGAGAAATGATCACCAGGGAAGTGTGAAGTACATTGTACCTGCTAGACGTGGGCTGACCGCAGACAACCTCGAACGCCGGGGATGGCCTAATCAAGGCACCTGCGCCTTGTGCAGTCTTGCTCCGGAATCATGCGGCCACCTCTTCGTGCACTGCTCCTTTACAGCGGAGGTTTGGCAGCGCTTCCGGACCTGGGTGGGTGTACCCTTTCCGACCCCTGCTGCCGACGACAAGGGTACGGAGGACTGGTGGCTTCGTGCGAGGAATGCAGCCCCGGAACGGTTTAAGAGGGACTTTGATGCGGTGGTGATTCTGGTGTACTGGCGTCTCTGGAAGGAGCGTAATGCTCGTATCTTTGATGGCATCGCATCGTCTCCGGACAGGGTGGTCGAAGCGATCATTGAGGATCTGCGATCCTGGCGTGAGGCAGGCTGCGTCGCCACCACCATAGCCTTTTAG
- the LOC123401303 gene encoding uncharacterized protein LOC123401303, translating to MGSRQIVAVLQLGGVFTTDDDGHMTYSGGEAHAMLVKSGWTFKAFKHEISSTLNNLKLDSYAFKYFLPRNNKTLISISNDKDLKRMVEFHVDSETTDIYVIKKVDNRVKSSVPDSSAPADSAIIGTTPDGSKRRKICASWENTITGVGQVFEGPKEFRDALHKYAIAHRFHYRFVKNDSSRVTVECTDEGCPWRIHASKSSANQEFMIKKVVGSHTCESESVKSNRLASQKWVASVIKEKLRDSPNYRPRDIANDLQREYGLSLNYSQAWRGKLIARKELYSPHEEACNQLPWFRDRIFATNPGSMATVEALEGSKFRFFVAFHASLHGFQNGCRPLLFLDVITVKPNKRWKLLGATSVDGEGDVFPVALSVVDDESQENWHWFLEQLKASLPMPGDITFISNGRSGLWDDVSLVFPDSYHGYNVNFFIEEFKTKLDDSWSEEVKDIMVEHLKDAIYSCRVDEFNHYLDLIKAESDKLAEWLVETKPERWSDALFKGSRLGQYTCNISETIAEWIPNRYELPVVQLLDTIRCNLMEMIYTRRESSKSWSEVLTPSANQKLQEEMNKALSLSVVCSTENDGNNNVFEVCDGSVYTVNIDTWECTCRKWHVSGIPCCHAIAVFEQTDQNPVEYCAKYFRRDYYCMTYEMPINPIPDVIVPLPSTDLTQNMGLQPCPILARRQVGRPKEKPADPRIAIKRAVRCSRCKGYGHNKATCKVPITT from the exons ATGGGGAGCAGACAAATCGTCGCTGTTCTTCAACTAGGTGGAGTATTCACAACTGATGATGACGGGCATATGACTTATTCTGGCGGAGAGGCACATGCGATGCTTGTGAAAAGTGGTTGGACTTTTAAAGCGTTTAAACATGAgatatcctcaacactcaataacCTCAAGCTTGATTCCTATGCATTCAAATACTTCCTTCCGAGAAATAATAAGACTTTGATTTCAATTTCCAATGACAAAGACCTTAAGCGCATGGTTGAATTCCATGTGGACTCGGAGACAACAGACATCTACGTCATTAAGAAGGTTGACAACAG GGTAAAGAGCTCTGTACCAGACTCCAGTGCTCCCGCAGATTCTGCTATAATAGGGACTACTCCAGATGGATCTAAGCGGCGAAAGATATGTGCAAGTTGGGAGAACACAATCACTGGAGTTGGCCAAGTATTTGAGGGCCCAAAGGAATTTCGTGATGCATTGCACAAGTATGCCATTGCACATAGGTTTCATTACAGATTTGTCAAGAATGACTCTTCTCGTGTCACTGTGGAATGTACTGATGAAGGATGTCCCTGGCGCATACATGCTTCCAAATCCTCTGCAAATCAGGAGTTCATGATCAAGAAAGTGGTTGGGAGCCATACATGTGAATCAGAGTCGGTCAAAAGTAATCGTCTAGCTTCTCAAAAATGGGTTGCTAGTGTTATCAAGGAAAAATTACGTGACAGTCCAAACTACAGGCCAAGAGATATTGCAAATGATCTCCAGCGTGAATACGGACTAAGCCTAAACTATTCTCAAGCTTGGCGAGGCAAATTAATAGCTCGAAAAGAACTTTACAGCCCACATGAAGAGGCATGTAATCAGTTACCTTGGTTTCGTGATAGAATTTTCGCAACAAACCCTGGGAGTATGGCAACAGTAGAGGCATTGGAAGGTTCAAAGTTCCGCTTCTTTGTTGCATTCCATGCCTCCCTTCATGGTTTTCAGAATGGTTGCAGGCCTCTTCTCTTTCTTGACGTGATAACGGTGAAACCAAATAAGCGTTGGAAACTATTAGGTGCTACTTCTGTTGATGGTGAAGGTGATGTGTTCCCCGTTGCATTATCTGTAGTGGATGACGAGAGTCAAGAAAATTGGCATTGGTTTCTTGAACAGCTGAAGGCATCGTTGCCTATGCCTGGAGACATAACATTCATATCAAATGGCAGAAGTGGTCTGTGGGATGATGTTTCTCTAGTATTTCCAGATAGTTATCATGGATACAATGTCAACTTTTTCATTGAAGAATTTAAAACAAAATTGGATGACAGCTGGAGTGAAGAAGTAAAAGATATAATGGTTGAGCATCTTAAGGATGCCATATATTCATGCAGAGTTGATGAATTCAATCATTATCTTGATCTCATCAAAGCTGAGTCTGATAAGCTTGCTGAATGGCTTGTGGAGACTAAACCTGAGAGGTGGTCAGATGCGTTATTCAAAGGGTCACGTCTTGGGCAATACACATGCAATATTTCTGAGACAATCGCGGAGTGGATCCCCAACAGATATGAACTCCCGGTAGTGCAGCTGCTTGATACAATCAGATGCAACCTGATGGAAATGATCTATACACGCAGGGAATCTTCCAAATCATGGTCAGAAGTATTAACACCATCAGCTAATCAGAAACTTCAGGAAGAGATGAACAAAGCCCTTTCACTTAGTGTTGTTTGCTCAACTGAAAATGATGGAAACAATAATGTGTTTGAAGTATGTGATGGTTCAGTCTATACGGTGAACATTGATACATGGGAGTGCACCTGCAGAAAGTGGCATGTGTCTGGGATTCCTTGCTGTCATGCCATCGCTGTGTTTGAGCAAACCGATCAGAATCCAGTCGAGTACTGTGCCAAGTATTTCAGAAGAGATTACTACTGCATGACTTACGAAATGCCAATCAACCCGATACCTGATGTCATTGTACCTCTTCCGTCAACTGACCTAACGCAGAACATGGGATTGCAACCATGCCCTATTCTAGCCCGCCGCCAAGTTGGCCGACCAAAGGAAAAGCCAGCTGATCCTCGTATTGCAATTAAAAGGGCAGTGCGCTGCAGCAGGTGCAAGGGCTATGGGCACAACAAAGCAACTTGCAAAGTCCCTATCACAACATAA